Proteins encoded in a region of the Antedon mediterranea chromosome 2, ecAntMedi1.1, whole genome shotgun sequence genome:
- the LOC140040815 gene encoding uncharacterized protein isoform X2: protein MTFYIKPPSGTTHLENLETCVLKRMRFLLHVDDCDSEENDYHNSSSNKLTQCKDDGHGDDASISVLLGSASLRSFQELLRKEENVSYSDCLIEGSRKDRISHFTLRLACSMDQELQQFFMTAEKKLFHFRFSSMNAEELASFLRSTQKFLSRLLRRSHEVVSEGKFSFLLQSLHDILLKIYNVGDSWEDVTQKYVEGNTEKTVQVPFQCALDLIAQRNVELHAGIASIPIAKLDTIMTGLFEKVLWHGMLHSQRALDRVLVDERMEDLFNKACEMFSSVRTNYSYIFRRRNTLRMNLRDVDKNVEIFPLCMSHLHYTLRRKHRLRHFSRIQYTLFLKDAGVSVNDAIRFWKAEYCRPDHGKDGERRRSSHSWSKDAKRYTYSIRHLYGLEGSRINYRSHTCTSIQKMSLGHGEEGGCPYKHFDKWSLATALTCDQLQPKAAADILLSAKNHCYSDACLKHRVAKLAKFVTDEAFPCCNLESESWTKLDSSSVSAGDNCLGKEQTTSAKFQEDLQIKREVLKQYTLFPTKRPLFSNKVKYEKNETKKGAPAISLQEQTSSAENKFQEDLQIREVLEQHPHLSTKRPLFSKKVKYERDSELKKGLTEISLQEQTSHVEDMQIKREVPEEESTKNPLFLRKVKIIERDSKLEKGEPTISLQDQTFSVQNEIQDGFKIKREVFEEHSSLSTKLPLFSKMSSMKEKCNKIKNDVSFGETDVLTPIAKEKLLYKKDNDLKDVFVQFYKPVAKPIDYHTSYQNLLNGLREKNEKLNQ, encoded by the exons ATGACATTTTATATCAAGCCACCATCTGGAACAACACATCTGGAAAATCTTGAGACATGCGTCCTCAAGAGAATGAGGTTCCTGCTTCATGTGGATGATTGTGATTCAGAAGAAAATGATTATCACAATAGTAGTAGTAACAAATTGACTCAGTGTAAAGACGATGGACATGGGGATGATGCTAGTATCAGTGTTTTGTTAGGAAGTGCAAGTCTTCGGTCATTTCAAGAATTGTTAAGAAAAGAAGAGAATGTATCTTACTCAGATTGTTTAATAGAAGGCTCACGAAAAGACAGGATTTCGCATTTCACTCTTCG ctTGGCATGCTCTATGGATCAAGAATTACAGCAATTTTTCATGACTGCTGAAAAAAAGTTATTCCATTTCCGGTTTTCCTCGATGAATGCTGAAGAATTGGCCTCCTTCTTAAGATCAACACAAAAGTTCCTATCACGTCTTCTACGACGTTCACATGAAGTAGTTTCCGAAGGAAAGTTTTCATTCCTTCTGCAAAGTTTACATGATATTTTACTAAAAATCTATAATGTTGGGGATAGTTGGGAGGATGTGACACAGAAATATGTTGAGGGTAATACAGAAAAGACTGTGCAAGTTCCATTTCAATGCGCACTGGATCTGATTGCGCAACGTAATGTGGAGCTTCATGCAGGCATTGCATCGATTCCAATCGCAAAACTTGACACCATTATGACAGGACTATTTGAAAAGGTTCTGTGGCATGGGATGTTACACTCGCAGAGGGCATTGGACAGAGTTCTTGTTGATGAAAGAATGGAAGATCTGTTTAACAAAGCTTGTGAAATGTTCTCTTCAGTGAGGACAAATTATTCGTACATCTTCAGAAGGAGAAATACTCTTCGAATGAACCTCAGAGATGTTGATAAAAATGTGGAGATTTTTCCCCTTTGTATGAGCCACCTGCATTATACTTTAAGGAGAAAACACAGGTTAAGACATTTCTCAAGA atCCAGTACACACTGTTTTTAAAAGATGCAGGTGTGTCTGTAAATGATGCAATTCGGTTCTGGAAAGCGGAGTACTGCCGACCTGATCACGGTAAAGATGGGGAACGGCGGCGTAGTTCACATTCATGGAGTAAAGACGCAAAACGGTATACATACAGCATCAGGCACTTGTATGGACTTGAGGGATCTCGTATTAACTATCGTTCTCATACATGTACATCAATTCAG AAAATGTCCCTAGGTCACGGCGAAGAAGGTGGATGTCCATATAAACATTTTGACAAGTGGTCACTAGCTACAGCCTTAACATGTGACCAGTTACAACCTAAAGCTGCAGCAGACATTCTTCTTTCAGCTAAGAATCATTGTTATTCAGATGCTTGCTTAAAACATCGTGTTGCAAAACTTGCCAAATTTGTTACAGATGAAGCTTTTCCATGTTGCAACTTAGAATCTGAATCTTGGACCAAACTTGATAGTTCCTCAGTGTCAGCAGGTGATAATTGCTTAGGAAAAGAACAAACAACTTCTGCTAAATTTCAAGAAGATTTGCAGATAAAAAGAGAGGTTCTAAAACAATATACTCTCTTTCCAACAAAGCGCCCTCTTTTTTCAAACAAggttaaatatgaaaaaaatgaaacaaagaAAGGAGCACCAGCGATCTCACTACAAGAACAAACAAGTTCTGctgaaaacaaatttcaagaagATTTGCAGATAAGGGAGGTTCTTGAACAACATCCTCACTTGTCAACAAAACGCCctcttttttcaaaaaaagttaaatatgaAAGAGATAGTGAATTAAAGAAAGGATTAACAGAAATCTCTCTACAAGAACAAACGAGTCATGTTGAAGATATGCAGATAAAAAGAGAAGTTCCTGAGGAAGAATCAACTAAGAATCCTCTCTTTTTAAGGAAAGTGAAAATTATTGAAAGAGATAGTAAGTTAGAGAAAGGAGAACCAACAATCTCACTGCAAGACCAAACCTTTTCTGTTCAAAATGAAATTCAAGATGGTTTTAAGATTAAAAGAGAAGTTTTTGAAGAACACTCTTCTTTATCTACAAAACTTCCTCTCTTTTCGAAAATGAGTTCAATGAAagaaaaatgcaataaaattaaGAATGATGTTTCCTTTGGTGAAACTGATGTGCTAACACCTATAGCAAAAGAAAAATTACTatataaaaaagacaatgaCTTAAAAGATGTATTTGTGCAATTTTATAAGCCTGTAGCCAAACCTATTGATTACCATACAAGTTACCAGAATTTGTTGAATGGACTTCGGGAAAAgaatgaaaaattaaatcaataa
- the LOC140040815 gene encoding uncharacterized protein isoform X1, which yields MIPIKHDYARVRSSGKKLEEPNSYHSSERDIQMTFYIKPPSGTTHLENLETCVLKRMRFLLHVDDCDSEENDYHNSSSNKLTQCKDDGHGDDASISVLLGSASLRSFQELLRKEENVSYSDCLIEGSRKDRISHFTLRLACSMDQELQQFFMTAEKKLFHFRFSSMNAEELASFLRSTQKFLSRLLRRSHEVVSEGKFSFLLQSLHDILLKIYNVGDSWEDVTQKYVEGNTEKTVQVPFQCALDLIAQRNVELHAGIASIPIAKLDTIMTGLFEKVLWHGMLHSQRALDRVLVDERMEDLFNKACEMFSSVRTNYSYIFRRRNTLRMNLRDVDKNVEIFPLCMSHLHYTLRRKHRLRHFSRIQYTLFLKDAGVSVNDAIRFWKAEYCRPDHGKDGERRRSSHSWSKDAKRYTYSIRHLYGLEGSRINYRSHTCTSIQKMSLGHGEEGGCPYKHFDKWSLATALTCDQLQPKAAADILLSAKNHCYSDACLKHRVAKLAKFVTDEAFPCCNLESESWTKLDSSSVSAGDNCLGKEQTTSAKFQEDLQIKREVLKQYTLFPTKRPLFSNKVKYEKNETKKGAPAISLQEQTSSAENKFQEDLQIREVLEQHPHLSTKRPLFSKKVKYERDSELKKGLTEISLQEQTSHVEDMQIKREVPEEESTKNPLFLRKVKIIERDSKLEKGEPTISLQDQTFSVQNEIQDGFKIKREVFEEHSSLSTKLPLFSKMSSMKEKCNKIKNDVSFGETDVLTPIAKEKLLYKKDNDLKDVFVQFYKPVAKPIDYHTSYQNLLNGLREKNEKLNQ from the exons atgATTCCAATAAAGCATGACTACGCTCGAGTTCGTTCAAGCGGTAAAAAACTCGAGGAACCCAATTCGTACCACTCCTCCGAGCGCG ACATCCAGATGACATTTTATATCAAGCCACCATCTGGAACAACACATCTGGAAAATCTTGAGACATGCGTCCTCAAGAGAATGAGGTTCCTGCTTCATGTGGATGATTGTGATTCAGAAGAAAATGATTATCACAATAGTAGTAGTAACAAATTGACTCAGTGTAAAGACGATGGACATGGGGATGATGCTAGTATCAGTGTTTTGTTAGGAAGTGCAAGTCTTCGGTCATTTCAAGAATTGTTAAGAAAAGAAGAGAATGTATCTTACTCAGATTGTTTAATAGAAGGCTCACGAAAAGACAGGATTTCGCATTTCACTCTTCG ctTGGCATGCTCTATGGATCAAGAATTACAGCAATTTTTCATGACTGCTGAAAAAAAGTTATTCCATTTCCGGTTTTCCTCGATGAATGCTGAAGAATTGGCCTCCTTCTTAAGATCAACACAAAAGTTCCTATCACGTCTTCTACGACGTTCACATGAAGTAGTTTCCGAAGGAAAGTTTTCATTCCTTCTGCAAAGTTTACATGATATTTTACTAAAAATCTATAATGTTGGGGATAGTTGGGAGGATGTGACACAGAAATATGTTGAGGGTAATACAGAAAAGACTGTGCAAGTTCCATTTCAATGCGCACTGGATCTGATTGCGCAACGTAATGTGGAGCTTCATGCAGGCATTGCATCGATTCCAATCGCAAAACTTGACACCATTATGACAGGACTATTTGAAAAGGTTCTGTGGCATGGGATGTTACACTCGCAGAGGGCATTGGACAGAGTTCTTGTTGATGAAAGAATGGAAGATCTGTTTAACAAAGCTTGTGAAATGTTCTCTTCAGTGAGGACAAATTATTCGTACATCTTCAGAAGGAGAAATACTCTTCGAATGAACCTCAGAGATGTTGATAAAAATGTGGAGATTTTTCCCCTTTGTATGAGCCACCTGCATTATACTTTAAGGAGAAAACACAGGTTAAGACATTTCTCAAGA atCCAGTACACACTGTTTTTAAAAGATGCAGGTGTGTCTGTAAATGATGCAATTCGGTTCTGGAAAGCGGAGTACTGCCGACCTGATCACGGTAAAGATGGGGAACGGCGGCGTAGTTCACATTCATGGAGTAAAGACGCAAAACGGTATACATACAGCATCAGGCACTTGTATGGACTTGAGGGATCTCGTATTAACTATCGTTCTCATACATGTACATCAATTCAG AAAATGTCCCTAGGTCACGGCGAAGAAGGTGGATGTCCATATAAACATTTTGACAAGTGGTCACTAGCTACAGCCTTAACATGTGACCAGTTACAACCTAAAGCTGCAGCAGACATTCTTCTTTCAGCTAAGAATCATTGTTATTCAGATGCTTGCTTAAAACATCGTGTTGCAAAACTTGCCAAATTTGTTACAGATGAAGCTTTTCCATGTTGCAACTTAGAATCTGAATCTTGGACCAAACTTGATAGTTCCTCAGTGTCAGCAGGTGATAATTGCTTAGGAAAAGAACAAACAACTTCTGCTAAATTTCAAGAAGATTTGCAGATAAAAAGAGAGGTTCTAAAACAATATACTCTCTTTCCAACAAAGCGCCCTCTTTTTTCAAACAAggttaaatatgaaaaaaatgaaacaaagaAAGGAGCACCAGCGATCTCACTACAAGAACAAACAAGTTCTGctgaaaacaaatttcaagaagATTTGCAGATAAGGGAGGTTCTTGAACAACATCCTCACTTGTCAACAAAACGCCctcttttttcaaaaaaagttaaatatgaAAGAGATAGTGAATTAAAGAAAGGATTAACAGAAATCTCTCTACAAGAACAAACGAGTCATGTTGAAGATATGCAGATAAAAAGAGAAGTTCCTGAGGAAGAATCAACTAAGAATCCTCTCTTTTTAAGGAAAGTGAAAATTATTGAAAGAGATAGTAAGTTAGAGAAAGGAGAACCAACAATCTCACTGCAAGACCAAACCTTTTCTGTTCAAAATGAAATTCAAGATGGTTTTAAGATTAAAAGAGAAGTTTTTGAAGAACACTCTTCTTTATCTACAAAACTTCCTCTCTTTTCGAAAATGAGTTCAATGAAagaaaaatgcaataaaattaaGAATGATGTTTCCTTTGGTGAAACTGATGTGCTAACACCTATAGCAAAAGAAAAATTACTatataaaaaagacaatgaCTTAAAAGATGTATTTGTGCAATTTTATAAGCCTGTAGCCAAACCTATTGATTACCATACAAGTTACCAGAATTTGTTGAATGGACTTCGGGAAAAgaatgaaaaattaaatcaataa
- the LOC140039813 gene encoding G-protein coupled receptor GRL101-like produces MSTTIFKIVIVVILSLPFSYCSSVCEATCPVDCDNTCVNGSGSVVCTNSSTLLTKLGDYHATCPIKHLDLRTTQIGKFPSNVFSEFTALQGLTLRANKITAIPDNVFSALRGLNKLNLRVQQISTLPVCMFFGLTSLETLVLKANQLNTFPDKLFVGLTSLKELNLKVKNITTLTSNMFDGLTALETLNLDKNAITTIEPGAFSYFSSSLSILRLEGNPLQIYRDNTFEELINLKKLYSDFFRLCCLVGKIEICKPKDVFSSCEDLLKKEVLGILMLVIGILSVIGNVVVIVARRLRKDNSKNEFNKVQNILITNLAVSDLLMAVYLIIISSADIHYRGRYSEVARVWKNSFVCSFAGAISTLSGECSVFTLMILSIDRAVNITNPFTTKRLNRTKCRIIIGVGWLVWIVLSFLPVLNKLSFVNISYFGENYYGKDSVCLALPLTRSRWPGWEYAIGISIAFNGLGFIVIAVSYLTIFFSVKRLGATIKSIKRREEQIRRVRKCSLIVFTDFCCWFPIILMGICSETETWRIPDEIYVWTATFIITINSTINPYLYTLFYMCTCTKSSMQSTL; encoded by the exons ATGTCGACTACCATCTTTAAAATCGTAATCGTAGTAATCTTGAGTTTACCGTTTTCTTACTGCAGCAGTGTTTGTG AAGCGACATGTCCAGTCGATTGCGACAATACTTGTGTAAATGGTTCAGGCTCAGTCGTGTGTACAAATAGCTCTACGTTGCTGACAAAATTGGGAGATTATCACGCTACTTGTCCAATAAAACACTT GGATTTGAGAACTACCCAAATAGGTAAATTTCCATCCAATGTGTTTTCTGAGTTTACGGCATTGCAAGGact GACTTTGAGAGCTAACAAAATAACGGCAATCCCGGACAATGTATTTTCTGCTTTGAGGGGATTAAACAAACT GAATTTGAGAGTTCAACAAATAAGTACGTTGCCAGTCTGTATGTTTTTCGGATTGACATCATTGGAAACATT GGTTTTGAAAGCTAATCAACTAAACACATTTCCGGACAAGTTATTTGTTGGTTTGACATCATTGAAAGaact GAATTTGAAGGTTAAAAATATAACTACATTGACGTCCAATATGTTTGACGGTTTGACTGCACTAGAGACACT gaATTTAGATAAAAACGCCATAACTACAATAGAACCAGGTGCATTTTCTTATTTCTCTTCATCACTTTCAATTTT GAGACTAGAAGGAAATCCTTTACAGATTTACAGAGATAACACTTTTGAAGAATTGATAAACTTAAAAAAACT GTATTCAGATTTTTTTCGCCTCTGTTGCCTTGTGGGTAAGATTGAAATCTGCAAACCAAAAGACGTGTTTTCTTCATGTGAAGACTTACTAAAAAAGGAAGTTCTAGGCATTTTAATGTTGGTTATTGGAATACTATCTGTCATCGGAAATGTAGTGGTTATTGTTGCACGAAGGTTAAGAAAGGATAACAGTAAAAATGAATTCAATAAAGTACAGAACATACTTATCACTAATCTTGCCGTCTCTGACCTGCTGATGGCAGTATATTTGATAATCATTTCAAGTGCAGATATACATTACAGAGGACGATATTCTGAAGTTGCGAGAGTTTGGAAAAACAGCTTTGTTTGTAGTTTTGCCGGAGCTATTTCTACTCTCTCTGGTGAATGTTCAGTGTTTACACTTATGATATTGAGCATTGATCGCGCTGTAAACATCACCAATCCATTCACTACCAAACGCCTCAACCGCACAAAATGTAGAATCATTATCGGAGTTGGTTGGCTGGTTTGGATTGTTCTCAGTTTTCTTCCAGTACTAAACAAACTAAGTTTCGTCAATATATCGTATTTTGGTGAGAACTATTATGGAAAGGACAGTGTGTGCCTTGCACTACCACTAACAAGAAGTCGGTGGCCAGGCTGGGAGTATGCCATTGGAATTTCTATTGCATTTAATGGTTTAGGTTTTATTGTTATTGCAGTAAGTTACCTCACCATTTTTTTCTCTGTTAAGAGATTAGGAGCCACTATCAAAAGCATAAAACGAAGGGAAGAACAAATTAGAAGGGTTAGAAAATGTTCTTTAATAGTTTTCACTGATTTCTGTTGCTGGTTTCCTATCATACTGATGGGAATTTGTTCAGAAACAGAGACTTGGAGGATTCCTGATGAAATATATGTTTGGACGGCAACTTTCATCATTACCATTAACTCGACAATCAACCCGTATCTTTACACACTTTTCTATATGTGCACGTGCACAAAATCTAGCATGCAATCGACGCtataa